The following proteins are co-located in the Rippkaea orientalis PCC 8801 genome:
- a CDS encoding WD40 repeat domain-containing protein codes for MFSLPLIPQLTPIKQRLLKEKPVVYSSAIETSPYKGLMPYCEADAPYFFGRKKWTRIITDNLMSSRLTVVYGTSGVGKSSLLRAGVAYQFKQWIQKNLREFGYPEFAVIVFNAWRDDPVAALLQKVEETITQIIPKVQVPDPNNSLTDTLENWANVLISEEQRSGKLFIILDQFEEYFLYHGYEKGEKTFADQFSQAVNQTGLPVNFIIAIRENALAKLDFFKGSIPHLFTNYLRIPYLDEQAAVDAIRQPIRVFNQHRKLDQHKASHLRTLTLLKGSKTLGLALLWVMMLQERFSQAAIAIETELVQTIIEQVTVGQVYLGNTGRGMIDPKTVTSTQKVIETPYLQLVMTRLWEEDILKRGGNRLQLSTLMELGGAENIVKQHLSERMSRLSRKERNIAAQVFQYLVTPGGTKIAYPILQLAKDIEVTSEELQTLLDKLCQPQQYILRSVGPSPNEPDVERYEIFHDTLAPAILDWRQKYQQRQERNKWRKRTVAASAIALMMTGLFGIAEYQRLQAKVSEIKAIIAHADSLIIANRAFDALVEDLSAYKKFKQTEQDLSIKLLQVIVPRVSAKKQQLKQDIQRLLELGLVSINERNRLIVSEQKVLDVTFSHDGKWLATTSKDGQIKLWDLQGKLIQSLSEDNSEKSYFWRTSFSPDDQLLAAASTSGKINLWSLKDNQIKKLKSLVGHQGWIFDVKFHPTQPILASVSSDGTIKLWRFNGEEFQDKPIESVDVSEINQKNRTNEKPVIRTLRFSPDGKILATATDNGKTSNDPGIITLWIFKDNKLKLLTAFPEKHNDWIWDINFSHDGKMLATASRDGTVKLWNLEGQELKSMGEHNVPFTGVNFAIYGQKKEIIVIGASHDKTIKFWNLEGKELTTLKGHQSAIWRAIFSSDGKTLASASEDGTVKLWTLNDQDILGHKGRISQVSFNPDGQTLATAAEDHTVKLWRFDGKNTDNLQYLKTIQAHTNEVRSVDFSPDGSLLATASFDKTAKLWNWNLETDKPLSTFNKHTAELWKVEFNPKLSILGTVSNDGTAKLWKFDGTMHRNFNNFLQEDPDKVISLSFSPDGQKLATARWVRVNSKKIDVMLWDVNGLEKPIQKFPSLQTNWLKDIDFSADGSMIATSSKDGTVKLWSLNGEDQTPYQNNYPKINHNNSTISSVSFSPIQPLLLTASDDQTVKLWTIDGKLQQTFFGHQGAVLSATFSPNGQFIASSGSDGKVILWKRDLTLEELLQKTCNWLGGYLENNPDVEPQNKSLCQDQ; via the coding sequence ATGTTTTCTTTACCTCTAATTCCTCAATTAACACCGATAAAACAGCGACTTTTAAAGGAAAAACCAGTTGTTTATTCTTCAGCAATAGAAACCAGTCCCTACAAAGGATTAATGCCTTATTGTGAAGCAGATGCCCCTTACTTTTTTGGACGAAAAAAATGGACTCGCATCATCACTGATAATCTGATGTCTTCTCGCTTAACCGTCGTGTATGGAACCAGTGGAGTCGGTAAAAGTTCCTTGCTACGGGCAGGGGTTGCCTATCAATTCAAGCAGTGGATTCAAAAAAATTTACGAGAGTTCGGCTATCCAGAATTTGCGGTTATTGTCTTTAATGCTTGGCGCGATGATCCCGTAGCAGCTTTACTGCAAAAAGTAGAGGAAACCATTACTCAAATTATACCCAAAGTTCAAGTACCAGACCCTAATAATTCCTTAACTGATACCTTAGAAAACTGGGCTAACGTTCTAATCAGCGAAGAACAAAGAAGTGGCAAATTATTTATTATTCTTGATCAATTTGAAGAATATTTTCTCTATCATGGCTATGAAAAGGGAGAAAAAACCTTTGCAGACCAATTTTCTCAAGCAGTTAATCAAACAGGTTTACCTGTCAATTTTATTATTGCTATTCGAGAAAATGCCTTAGCCAAACTTGACTTTTTTAAAGGAAGTATCCCTCATCTTTTTACTAATTATTTACGCATTCCTTATCTCGATGAACAAGCTGCTGTTGATGCGATTAGACAGCCTATCCGAGTTTTTAATCAACACAGAAAACTCGATCAACACAAAGCATCTCATCTTAGAACGTTAACCCTTTTAAAGGGGTCTAAAACCCTTGGACTAGCGTTACTTTGGGTAATGATGTTACAGGAAAGATTCTCTCAAGCAGCGATCGCCATTGAAACCGAATTAGTGCAAACCATTATAGAACAAGTGACGGTTGGTCAAGTTTACTTGGGTAATACGGGACGCGGTATGATTGATCCCAAGACAGTCACCTCAACACAAAAAGTCATTGAAACCCCCTATTTACAACTGGTGATGACCCGTTTGTGGGAAGAAGATATCCTCAAACGAGGGGGAAATCGTCTGCAACTATCGACTTTAATGGAACTCGGTGGAGCGGAAAATATTGTTAAACAGCACCTTAGTGAACGGATGAGTCGGTTATCAAGAAAAGAGCGTAATATTGCGGCACAAGTCTTTCAATATTTGGTGACACCAGGAGGAACAAAAATTGCCTACCCGATTCTACAATTAGCCAAGGATATTGAAGTGACTTCCGAAGAATTGCAAACATTACTCGATAAATTATGTCAACCGCAACAATATATTTTGCGCTCCGTTGGACCCTCTCCTAATGAACCAGATGTCGAACGATATGAGATTTTCCATGATACCCTTGCTCCGGCTATTCTTGATTGGCGACAAAAATACCAACAACGACAAGAACGCAATAAATGGCGTAAAAGAACCGTAGCTGCATCCGCGATCGCCTTGATGATGACGGGATTATTTGGTATAGCTGAATATCAAAGACTTCAAGCAAAAGTGAGTGAGATCAAAGCGATTATTGCTCATGCAGATTCTTTGATCATTGCTAACCGAGCTTTTGATGCTTTGGTAGAAGATTTAAGTGCTTATAAAAAATTCAAACAAACTGAACAAGATCTGAGTATCAAACTGTTACAAGTTATAGTTCCTCGCGTGTCCGCTAAAAAGCAGCAACTGAAGCAAGATATCCAGAGACTTCTAGAATTAGGATTAGTTAGCATCAATGAACGCAACCGATTAATTGTTTCTGAGCAAAAAGTTCTGGATGTCACGTTTAGTCACGATGGAAAATGGTTAGCTACTACGAGTAAAGACGGCCAGATTAAATTGTGGGATCTTCAGGGTAAATTAATTCAATCTTTGTCAGAAGATAACAGCGAAAAATCTTACTTTTGGCGTACCAGTTTTAGTCCTGATGATCAACTTTTAGCGGCTGCTAGTACCAGTGGAAAAATTAATCTCTGGAGTCTTAAGGATAATCAGATTAAAAAATTAAAATCCTTAGTTGGTCATCAGGGTTGGATTTTTGATGTTAAGTTTCATCCAACACAACCGATTCTAGCATCAGTCAGTAGTGATGGAACAATTAAGCTTTGGCGTTTTAATGGTGAAGAATTTCAGGATAAACCAATTGAGAGTGTTGATGTTTCAGAAATTAATCAAAAAAATCGTACTAATGAGAAACCTGTTATTCGGACTCTTCGTTTTAGTCCTGATGGAAAAATTCTAGCAACCGCTACAGATAACGGTAAAACTAGCAATGATCCAGGTATTATCACTTTATGGATTTTTAAGGATAACAAACTTAAACTGTTGACAGCTTTTCCTGAAAAACATAATGATTGGATCTGGGATATAAATTTTAGTCACGATGGTAAAATGTTAGCAACAGCTTCACGAGATGGTACAGTTAAACTTTGGAACCTTGAAGGTCAAGAACTCAAGTCAATGGGGGAACATAACGTACCTTTTACAGGGGTTAATTTTGCAATTTATGGACAAAAAAAGGAAATCATTGTTATTGGTGCTAGTCATGATAAAACCATAAAATTCTGGAATCTTGAAGGTAAAGAATTAACCACTTTAAAGGGACATCAAAGTGCTATTTGGCGTGCTATTTTTAGTTCTGATGGTAAAACATTAGCCAGTGCTAGTGAAGATGGAACGGTTAAACTTTGGACTCTAAATGATCAAGATATATTAGGACATAAAGGACGTATTTCTCAAGTCAGTTTTAATCCTGATGGTCAAACCTTGGCAACAGCCGCTGAAGATCATACCGTTAAATTATGGCGTTTTGACGGAAAAAATACTGATAATCTTCAGTATCTAAAAACCATTCAAGCTCATACAAATGAGGTGAGATCTGTTGATTTTAGTCCCGATGGTTCTCTCCTTGCAACAGCAAGTTTTGATAAAACCGCTAAACTTTGGAATTGGAATCTTGAGACAGATAAACCTTTATCTACTTTTAATAAACATACTGCGGAACTATGGAAAGTAGAATTTAATCCCAAATTATCGATACTAGGAACCGTTAGTAATGATGGAACCGCTAAACTGTGGAAATTTGATGGTACAATGCACCGAAATTTTAATAACTTTCTTCAAGAAGATCCAGACAAAGTTATTAGTCTCAGTTTTAGTCCTGATGGTCAGAAATTAGCGACCGCTCGTTGGGTTCGTGTTAATAGTAAAAAAATTGATGTTATGCTATGGGATGTCAATGGACTAGAAAAACCAATCCAAAAATTCCCGTCTTTACAAACAAATTGGCTCAAGGATATTGATTTTAGTGCCGATGGCTCAATGATCGCTACTTCTAGTAAAGATGGAACCGTTAAATTGTGGAGTTTAAACGGGGAAGATCAGACCCCTTATCAAAATAATTACCCTAAAATTAATCATAATAACTCAACAATTTCGAGCGTTAGTTTTAGTCCAATTCAGCCATTATTACTCACTGCTAGTGATGATCAAACCGTGAAACTTTGGACAATAGACGGAAAACTACAGCAGACATTTTTTGGTCATCAAGGTGCGGTTCTGAGTGCTACTTTCAGTCCTAATGGTCAGTTTATTGCCTCATCAGGAAGCGATGGAAAAGTTATTCTTTGGAAACGAGATTTAACCTTAGAAGAACTATTACAAAAAACCTGTAATTGGTTAGGAGGCTATTTAGAAAATAATCCTGATGTTGAACCTCAGAATAAGTCTTTATGTCAAGATCAATAA
- a CDS encoding toll/interleukin-1 receptor domain-containing protein produces MDTSVLSRIVKSQIHRVVKGIADGKVVFFLGDEINLCGRHKTEEGPLETWRSPDNQAIYAPTNTELALHLDQIFNCKYSIEVIRCPLLPHDIPLDFPDGCPVETDLPEQCPVKTGGIKKMALQQVSQYIDIDDTLDPYGTLPDILWELFDAEYPPNHLHQFLANLPQLIIAKGYPHPYPLIVTACLDNTLERAFKQAQQPFDLVSFVQDRQGSRFVHQKFRSQLKSGNCPQIFATTEPIDIDKPNEYAEDLSLNTYPIILKLYGAIGCGENFVITENNCLDYLAHRDIKSLLPSSLLKQLLNNYILFLGYSPSYWNQRVILHRIWQEEIFSPSSKTWWVIQFKPDLLDRKFWKRYCGQEPINILLDDYVTELEAQIEDLPETSMVKNPNNSPKKSNLYHRDKVFISYSHKDKDWLEKLQTMLMPVIQLGKVSIWDDTQIKPGSNWKQDIENALASAKVAVLLVSQNFLASDFIATEELPPLLEAAEKEGVKILWVYLNYCQYKYTALKNLQATHNITEPLQALSPPEQDKILYEISDEIIEAIQPEDSKLIA; encoded by the coding sequence ATGGATACCTCGGTCTTATCTCGTATTGTTAAGTCCCAAATTCATCGAGTGGTTAAAGGAATTGCCGATGGCAAAGTCGTCTTTTTTCTAGGGGATGAAATTAATCTTTGCGGACGACATAAAACAGAGGAAGGCCCCCTAGAAACTTGGCGATCGCCGGACAATCAGGCTATCTACGCCCCAACTAATACCGAATTAGCTTTGCATTTAGATCAAATCTTTAATTGCAAGTATAGCATAGAGGTTATTCGTTGTCCCTTGCTCCCTCATGATATACCATTGGATTTCCCCGATGGGTGTCCCGTTGAGACGGACTTACCAGAACAATGTCCAGTCAAAACAGGAGGGATCAAGAAAATGGCTCTCCAGCAAGTATCCCAGTATATTGATATCGATGATACCCTTGATCCCTACGGAACTCTACCAGATATCCTCTGGGAACTGTTTGATGCGGAATATCCTCCCAACCATTTACATCAATTCCTGGCTAACTTACCGCAATTAATAATAGCAAAAGGCTATCCCCATCCCTACCCCTTAATCGTAACCGCTTGTTTAGATAATACCTTAGAAAGGGCGTTTAAACAAGCCCAACAACCCTTTGATTTAGTGTCCTTTGTTCAAGATAGACAGGGGAGTCGGTTTGTGCATCAAAAATTCAGAAGTCAGTTAAAATCAGGAAATTGCCCACAGATTTTTGCCACGACTGAACCCATTGATATTGACAAACCCAATGAATATGCTGAAGATCTTTCTCTAAATACCTACCCCATTATTTTAAAACTTTATGGGGCGATCGGCTGCGGGGAAAACTTTGTTATTACAGAAAATAATTGTCTGGATTATTTAGCCCACCGAGATATTAAAAGTTTACTGCCTTCTTCTTTATTAAAACAACTTCTTAATAACTATATTTTGTTTCTTGGCTATAGTCCTAGCTATTGGAATCAGCGAGTTATTTTACATCGCATTTGGCAGGAAGAAATTTTTAGCCCTAGTAGTAAAACTTGGTGGGTTATTCAGTTTAAACCTGACCTGCTTGATCGCAAATTTTGGAAAAGGTATTGTGGACAAGAACCCATCAACATTTTATTAGATGATTATGTCACTGAATTGGAGGCGCAAATTGAAGATTTGCCAGAAACTTCCATGGTAAAAAACCCAAACAATTCGCCTAAAAAATCGAACCTTTATCATCGAGATAAAGTATTTATTAGTTATAGCCATAAAGACAAAGACTGGTTAGAAAAACTGCAAACGATGCTGATGCCAGTTATTCAGTTGGGAAAAGTTTCCATTTGGGACGATACTCAAATCAAACCTGGATCAAATTGGAAACAGGACATTGAAAACGCTCTCGCGTCAGCCAAAGTAGCCGTTTTATTAGTGAGCCAAAATTTCTTAGCTTCTGATTTTATTGCAACAGAAGAACTGCCCCCATTACTAGAAGCCGCCGAAAAAGAAGGGGTAAAAATTCTTTGGGTTTATCTAAACTATTGCCAATATAAATATACAGCCCTAAAAAACTTGCAAGCAACCCATAATATTACTGAGCCATTACAAGCCCTATCGCCGCCAGAGCAAGATAAAATCTTATATGAGATTAGTGATGAAATTATTGAAGCCATTCAACCAGAAGACAGCAAATTAATAGCTTAG